A segment of the Arachis hypogaea cultivar Tifrunner chromosome 5, arahy.Tifrunner.gnm2.J5K5, whole genome shotgun sequence genome:
atttgattgttatattaaaataaaattatttaaaaaatttatatcaaaataaaaccaTTTATAAAAGAGAGTATTGTGTTACTTTATaggaatttttttatatttatcattctatttttattattaaatttgtatttaacattgtgtgtagtatagaatttcaattttaattctatttttatcatatatgattttgtttttatatagcttgctattttttatatcaaaaatgatatttatacactaaaatcaactactaaaatcagtcactaatatataaatacatatgtgatttaatttatttttaatgtatatttatattccaaCATGTACTTTATATTGATGGCTAATTTTgatggttgattttagtgtacacgtagcattACTTTTTTTTATAGTACAACAAGTTCTAGATCccaataaaagagaaagaaattcTAGTAggagtagtaaaaataaaaaacaacaacaaaacatACATGAGAGTGATGATtgataacacatattttatatttattttttatttttacctatCATATTATACATAATAAAACACTAAACATTAactatacaataatttttttgacATTGCCATCAAAattattgtgaattaaaattttattaaaagatatttgttattattattatttaaatatctattttttaaaaaaaatattttttttgaatcatttaTCCATACAAACAATCCTCCTATGCATAAACTATTACTATGTGCCACGGTTTATGCaaggtaatatttttttaaaaattgctaTAGTTACTCGCGATTTTTGGtcagcaaaattttttcaaaaactattaccttttgattttgtttaattgaaaattattacatatttatacgatttttataaatataaaaaaattataattttatttactgtattaaaaattttaaattataatttaataaatttagtttttaaacaatttatttaaataatttattctaaaatttatatattctgCATCAAAAATTGTCTGTGAATTCAGTATAGTTGAGGGATTGCTCAATTTCATTTGTATTCATCCAATAATCATTGGTAGAAGGCCTAGGAGCTTCAAGGTGTTTTCGTTTTTGTTTGTTATGCATGGACTTGATGGAATATTTTGTATTAACGATGAATTACTAGTTTCCTTTTTCCTAGGAGTATTAGAAACGGCAGATCCAATATCAACAAGTTTTGCTCCACCCTAAAAGAAAACCATaaacaaaaatgaagaaaaagcagaAATTTCCCGTTGCCCCAGAAGAGAAAGCCAGGAACAAGGTATAAACGAAAAATATTAATATGAAAACACACATTtaatatatgattttaaatttaagtttaatGTTAGCTCACAAACTAATGAACTTAACTTATATGATTAGATAATTCAGAACGTTTGGACTATTAAATAgtctaataataaaatatatattttaaattttttaataattattatatagtttttatttaattttaattacaacttaatcttttatatattatttaattattaaatatattttttattttataaattattattttattattcatctatcaaatttattaataattagaaacaaaaataacAACGAAATAGATCCTCCATTAATCGTAACCTTTATAAATATTTTGGTAATGCGAATTAATGAATTTTTTTGTTCTTGGTCCGTTATATCTATGAACACCAGAGAAATcatatttcttggtaattcaatcgattgtacgTAATATCACATGTTTCtttaaaatttaatctaattGGTAGTGTGACCAATCGATCAAATTTCGCAAAGCAATAATGgcatttttttattcaatggatTAACACAACCAATTGAATTTTATACGTGATTAAAGGTATTTTCGTATTCAATCGATTAATATTATAATACAATCGATTGAAATTTGTACATGATTAAAATTTTGTATGTATTTAATCGATTGATATAATCTCTTGATAGAATGAGAAGTCTTCAGATATCGTCACAGGTTGCGTCTCAAACATTCTCGTTTCCAACAGCATTCTTGGCCACATCAAGAAGATGCTAATGCAACTTTTTGTCGTTTATGGTTGCCGGATAGAACGATTTCTGTTCTTCATGAAAATTAATATCCACGTGATATTCAATCGATTGTGTTAtatatccaatcgattgaattaccaagaaatacGATTTTTCAAGCGTTGACAGATGTAACGGATCAAGGACAAAAAAATTCGTTAATTTACGTTACCAAAATATTTATGAAGGTCACgaataataaaaaatctattttattattgtttttgtttctaattattaataaatttgatagataaataataaaataataatttataaaatagagaataaatttaataattaaataatatataaaatattaagttgtagttaaaattaaataaaaactatttaacaattattaacaaattaaaaaaaacatgttTTATTATTGGACCATCGAATCCTATGCCATGGTCAACAAATTGAATTTGAAGCCTTATcaacaatttaattttatatttgtactaGGTAATCAAAAAGTAATTACAATATAGAAATATTACGTAAAAATTTTCATTCTTTTGATAAATAAGTGATATACATCTCTTTATCACCCACTCTCCTTATCATCTACATTTTTCTGCGTAGTTGGAGTCATTAATGTTTTGATAACAATTGCAAGCTATGATGGATTCTGATGAAGAATTAAAAGTAATACAAGTGTAGTATAACAGCACAAGTATAGTATAGTAGTATTAGAGAAGAGTCCAAGTAATCAGCGTATGAGAGAATTAGATGGAAGGAATGAAGGAATCAATGAATGTAGTCTAGGTTCACCTGCAAGGGGGATCTGAATTAGAATGTGGAGTTTTCAGAGAGAGTGCACAGAGAAAAGTTATCAAGTCAGAAGAGAAGACTCACATTACACACACCCCATCAGGGCCTTTTCTCCCTTTTTATTTACCCCATTTCTTTCCTCTTTGTATCAACACCGCCGCCCCGGAGATTGACCCTGTCCTCAAGGTCGAAGGAGGGGTGAAGTCGTTGCATGTCTTCATATCCTTCCCATGTCGCTTCCTCCGGCGACAGATGCTGTCATTGAATTAACACCTGCTCCTGTCAAGTATCGTTCACTTTGATCATACGATGGCCTAACACCCGGAGGGGCAGCAATTTGCAACCGTTCTCATCCACGGTTAGAGGTTCCGGTAGGATAATCGAAGGTGGTCTGCCCACAAACTTCTTAAGGAGAGAAATATGAAAAACGAGGTGTATTTTAGCAGTGGAAGGAAGCTCCTATGCAACTTTACCCACACGCTGCACCACGGGAAAAGGTCCGAAGTAGCGCATGGACAGCTTTTGAGTTTTTTGAAAGGCCACGGAACGTTGACGGTATGGTTGGAGCTTGACATAAACAAGGTCACCAATTTGAAATTCCAGGTCACGGCGCTTGCCATCAGCCGTGGCCTTCATCTGGGCCTGAGCTCTCCCCAAGTGGAATTTCAAGGTTGTTATCAGGGAGTCTCGCTGTTGCATTGTTCCTGGACAGCTGGAGTGTCTGTAGAGGTGGCGACATATCGGAGTAAAGGCGGAGGATCCCGCCCAAACAAGGCCTTAAAGGAAGACATGCCGATTGCCGAATGAAAGGAAGTATTATAACTGAACTGTGCCCATGGGAGCATCTTACACCAAGTCCTGGGGTTGTCTTGAGTATAACAACGAAGGTACATCTCCAGACACCTGTTAAGCACCTCGGTCTAGCCATCGGACTGAGGGTGGTAAGCCGAGCTCCGCCTAGCATGATACCTTGGCGCATACAACATTGCTCCCAAAACGTGCTTGTGAATACCTTATCGCGATCAGACACAATAGACTGTGGTATGCCATGAATACTCACTACATATTTGATAAATGTTTCAGCAACTTGGGGGGCTGTAAAAGTAGCTGCGAGTGGTAGGAAATGGGCAAACTTTGATAGTCGGTCCACTACCACGAAGATGACCGAATACCCTTGTATCAGCGGTAATCCCGTTACAAAATTCATAGAAATATCCTGCCAAACATCGGTAGGAATCGGAAGAGGTTGGAGGAGACCGGCAGGCAGTAGTGTGGAGTACTTCGCCTATTGGCAGATAGAGCACTGGCACACATAATCCTTGACCATACGAGCCATATCCTTCCAGAAAAATTGGGGAGTTAACCGGCACAATGTCTTTTGATAACCACCATGTCTACCAATGGTTGAGTCATGGCACTCATAAAGAAGCTTCGGGATGAGGGACGAAGTCAAAGGGATTATCAGTCGGTCCTTCCAAAACCAAAGACCCTGTCGGTGCTGCAAATTTCCAGACCGAAGATCCACCTCAGAAATTAAATCCGAGGGGTTGAAGTGCTGAAGATCGGACCGTAACTGCGTGAGAATGTCGCAAGTGAGTGAGGTGACAGCAAGAAATTGGCGAGATAGCCCATCGGCACCTTGATTATCCGAGCCCTTTTTATATTCTATCTCAAAGTCATAGCCCAAGAGTTTGGCCAACCAAGTATGCTGCTCTGGCGTTTGAATGGTCTGAGCTTGGAGTTCCTTGAGACTCTTGTGATCCGTTCGTATCACGAACCTGTGACCAAGCAAGTAGTGGCGAAACTTAGCCACCGCTGCTAAGATTGCTTGCATTTCCCGGGCATAGACGGATTGCTTCTGAGCCGTGCAGGAAAGTTTCTTCGAAAAATAAGCGATGGGATGTCCAGCTTGGCTGAGAATCCCCCCAATACCGGTACCCGAAACATCTGTCTCAAGCACAAAAGGTTTGGAGAAGTCGGGAAGTGCCAGGACTGGTGCATGAGTCAGAGCCTCTTTCAATGTCACAAAAGCATCCGAGGCTGAAGGCGACCACACAAACCCCTCTTTGCACAACAAGTCAGTGAGTGGTGCTGTCAGAGTGGCAAAATTGCATATGAACTTTCGATAGTAACTCGCCAATCCCAAAAATTCCCGGAGTTGCTTTACTGAGGTTGGAGTCGGCCAACCACGAATTGCTTCAATTTTTGAGTCATCCCCTCTCACCCCCTCAAGTGAAACCACATGGCCTAGGTACTCTACTTGTGTTTTTCTGAAGGAGCATTTAGAGAGTTTGACAAATAGAGAATGGTGCTTGAGCACGCTTAAGACATACACCAGATGATGTAGATGAGACTGCCAATCAGCACTATAAACCAGGATATCATCAAAGAAGACAAGGAAAAATTTTCGTAAGACCTCAGAAAAGATAGAATTCATCAAATACTGGAAGGTAGCAGGGGTATTAGTCAGACCAAATGGTATAACGAGCCATTCGTATAAGCCCTGGTATGTCCTGAAAGCTGTCTTAAAACAATCCTCCGGTCTGACACGAATCTGATGGTACCCCGAGCGGAGGTCGAGTTTAGAGAAGAACCGAGCACCAAACAATTCATCGAGTAATTCATCCACCGTCGGCATAGGAAAGGAATCCTTGATGGTGGCATGATTGAGGGCCCGATAATCAGTGCAAAACCTCCATGAACCGTCTTTCTTTTTCACCAACAGCACGGGCGAAGAGAAGGGGCTAGTGCTTGCTGTATGATGCCCTCGGCTAACATCTCAGCGATGATCTACTCAATCTCAGCCTTTTGCCTATGATGATATCGATAAGGGCGGACCTTAATAGGCGTCGTGTCGGGCAACAAGGTAATGGTGTGATCATGTACTCTCGGCGGGGGCAAGCCTTTTGGAACCTGAAAAACAACTGAGTAATCCCGTAATATAGTAGCCAAGTTGGGCACCAAATCAGAAGGTAATTCCAAAAGAGGAGGGGTGTCTGTAACCGGTTCATGGAGCTGGAGTGTATACCTTTCCATAATCTCATCTCTTATGTGCAAATGCCGTAACTGATGAAATTGTGCCGGGGCCGGGTTGGCATCTTTTTCACCCTGCAAAGTAACCATTTCAGCCCCAACCATGAAGGTAATGAATTTTTCCCTGTAATTTACCAAATGGGTGGCGAGTGTCTTAAGCCAAATATCCTTTAAAACCAGCTCCTCACTAGCAATGGGAAGTACGAAAGCCGATATAAGGAGCAAATGATCCTGAATGGAAATAGGTAAATCACGAACCTTACCCTCGCATTGGAGCAAAGCATCATTGCCCACCTCAACCTTGAATCTTGGGGAATGATGAACGGGCACTGCCAGGCGTCGAACCAAAGCCGGGTGAATGAAGTTATCCGAGCTGCCACCATCCATGAGTACGCGGATGTCCCTGCCGTGCACCAGACCGCGGAACCTAATCGACCGTCGGGCAGGGATGCCGGCCATGGCATTGTACGAAAGGTGGAGGGGCTCGACCCTGTCCTCAGCTAGTACCGGCGGGATTTGGTCCACTTCAGAAATTTCAATTGCAGAGTCCTGATCAGTAGGGACTTTCTCTACAGTTTGGATAAGAAAATAGTGCTTGGAAGCACATTTATGGGAAGGGGAATAACGCTCGTCACAGGTAAAACATATGCCTTTTTCTTGCCGAAACTGTATCTCTATCGAGGTTAATTTGTGCATTGTGTTAGGCTTTGGAGGGGTGGGAAGCAGTGGAGGATTTTGAGGCAGTGGTTGTGCAGGGGAAACAGTAGTGAGTGGTTTTGGGGCTAGGGTGGTGGTAGGTCGAGCCGGCGGTTGCAGTGTCTGAGCAACGGCAAAACGCCAGCGTTGGGTGTGGGGCAGAAACTTTTCCTTGAACAATTTGGCAAGAGAAACCGCTTGCAACAAAAAGATCGGTGAACGGGCTTTCACCTCCCGTTTCAATTCCGGATGAAGACCACCCACAAAGCAATCCAAAAGCAAAGCATCATCTAAGCCATATACACGGGCGGCTAGGTCGTTAAAGGATTCAAAGTAAGCATTCACCGTGGTGGATTGTTTCAATTTCAGTGGCTCCTCTCGGGGGTTTTCAAAATGGGACGGCCCGAATTGCTTTTGCAAGGCAGTGGAGATGGCAAGCCAATCAGCCATAGGTTCGAGTCTCTCCCACATCTGAAACCAAGCAAGGGCCCGGCCCTCCAAATTGACGGCCATCAGATCCAATCGTTGGTCCTCCGGGATATCATAGATCAGGAAGAAGCGTTCCACGCGATAAATCCATTGGGAGACATCCTCCGCGCCAGAGAAACGAGGGAAATCCACTTTCATCTGCTGAGGGTGGCCAAAGACAGGGGAGGACGGTCCGCGTCTCAGGAATTCTGCCAAGTGCTGGGCAAACTGCTCCTGTAACGAACCAATTCTTTGTGTGTGAGAGGCGAATTGCTCGATGTAGCCATCCGATTGCTCGGTTAAACGAGAAATTGTAGCTTGCAATGTTTGGAGACGCGTATTCTCTGTCATTGGAACTCAATGGAAGCACCAATTGATAACAATTGCAAGCTATGATGGATTCTGATGAAGAATTGAAAGTGGTACAAGTGTAGTATAACAGCATAAGTATAGTATAGTAGTATTAGAAAAGAGTCCAAGTAATCAGAGTATGAGAGAATTAGATGGAAGGAATGAAGGAATCAATGCCAGGTTCACCTGCAAGGGGGGATCTGAATTAGAATGTGAAGTTTTCAGAGTGCACAGAGAAAAGTTATCAAGTCAGAAGAGAAGACTCACATTACACACACCTCATCAGGGTCTTTTCTCCCTTCTTATTTaccctctttctttcctctttgtATCATGTTCTTTCTAAAATTAGTTTCAATATCTCCCAAATCAAATTCCTAACATCCTTCAATCATATTAttacttattaaaatataatttctctACAGAAATTATGAaggttaaattaaaattttttaataactttaattatgcaactcatattttacatataggctattagaaaataaaaaataaaatataaatataaacaaaaattaaaaaaataaattttttgaaataattattaacttgttatattaaaatcaataaataagcatacatatgaatattaaataaaaaatattaaaataattaaaattattacttattagtgcacatatgagataatttgaagAATGCAATAAGATGCTTAGTTTAAAAATTGGTAatgttaattataaaaatttattaattatagacattataggtatgaaattatgaatattatgtgCACAAAATTATGGAggttattaatatgaaattatggatgttatgtgtataaatttatagatgttatgagtaaatttatcaattaaataaattaatttaagaatttgacatttttttaaattcaattatgataaaatttaaaacatcTGTGTTAACTTGATAGTtacttatgcaataactaaaaaatgatatgtgtatggatgtaatatctaataaatatgaatttaatttttagatgttagttgtatgtaattatAGATGTTATGTATATGAACTTATGAATGTTATTTGTATGAACTTAGTTAGTACAGTataattataaatgcacataaaaacacacacaaaaattatatcagtttattaccatacctcatcaAAACTAGTGTGGTTTTCTATATTCTCGAAAATTGGTTGACTGGCAATAATCTCATTGGGTGAGTCCGTCTGTTGTTCAAATTATTCTTCAACTTCTTCTAACATAGGTACCATGTTAAAATTGATTTCAAATATCATACTATTTGCAATGATAAAGGCAGACTGCTTGTAAATTTTTTTAGCCTATCCCAATTGTACTTGTAATTGAACTAGAATTGTGATTTTTGACTTCTAAGCTATACGACCTTCAATTCATGATCTTTGTAACAATGATAAAAGTTTTTAACAAGGCTTTCACGCTTTCTAATTCCTGAAATGGtaataaatgaattaaagaaaataacaattaaagCCAATTCATTTAATGAATATTATTACcagttctttattattattagtctttattgtattttttaatataaaatttaaattataaaaaagaatattaagtaATAATTATAAGAATGCCTAATAGTTAGAAATATGatattaataatatcattaaTAAGTAAGACTGATAAAAGTATGATAAGTGGATTGATAGAAgagtgaaataaaaaataaaaaataataaatgtgctTAAGTTATATAAAtgaagtaaattttaaaaaaatttagctaGTTATGACTAAATTTTGTTATTAaacttttttctatttataaatatTGTTAATTAACTGCGGACTAAAACAATAAATTTATAGTGGCCCTTGTAGCATTATTGATATCATATTTTGCACTTAGGATTTGATCGGTTCTATTTTGATAAATGAATTTATAATTACATCCACTTTGTATGGTTTGCAAAAATGAATCAAATCTAATCCAACACTTTTATTTATATCACTTTGAATTTAAGTACCTCTATCTATGATGAAAATAGGAGAATATAAGTAGAAATGGAAATAAGTTATGTTAGGTCAGATTTTATCCTTAATAAGTTAAGTTTGTAATAAAGTTTATAGTTTTGTTATACATACAAGTATTTTTCATATATAAGTTCATATAAGTTAATTCTAACTTAACAAAATTTACTTACATAATACGCGCGTAAAATTACGTTGTTTCTCTTCTAATATTTGTATCACGTTTCTTCCTCCTATTCCTccttccttttctctttcttttttgcatttttcctcttttttttcgtGTGTTTCATCCTCATTGTCGTTCTTTTAATTActgttgttgttgtatttttttcctcctcctctttttattaattttacaacattatgtattttttttctttgtttgattttttcctcctaaaaaaattataagaatataaaataaaaaaatgaagaagaagcagctgcagaagatgaagaaaagttttaaattatgcagaacttataagaataataatacaccgaaatattttcaaaatacacAGCAAGTATTCCAAAATATACCGAAACGAAAATGGAACAGATTCATCACAATCATAATTCAGATTCAGAACTCCTACATAAAAATTTCGCTAGAaatgcacaaaaatattttctttaatgcatcttttcttcttcttttttttcttatttctttttttttttagttgaatgaatataggTTCATCATCTTCTAAGTAATCTTacagcattatgtattttttcttcttctttgttttatttttttattcttgttaagagggtaaaataagaagaaatttgaaaaagtaaaacaagaagaaaaagatgaataagaaaaaaaaagacgaTGATGAAATCAAGttctgaaattagttttgaacaattatctcgttgttgaagataatgaatgattcaagttcagattgtcaattgaaccagagcAAAgtgaattattgttttgaatccaatcaagtagtTGATGTGTGGTTTGATTCTAGTTAATgtttttgttagtagtttatgattgtataagtgaataatattatttttatttgtgaaaattgttgttcgtcattgatggtttgaattgaatgtaatatagttgttctgcattaaaaaaaatatttttgtttatttgcaTCAAAGGTATAAACcaagatatttatgtgtattatttaagaattttcggtgtttttgtattgataaattttacataattcaaaactcttcctcttcttcctcctcatcttctgctgcttcttcttttctttcattatcatcaccatcttcttctttttccttgttcatcttttttttcttgttttaccttctcaaattttttcttgttttactctcttaacaagaataaaaataaaaaaaatcaaacaaaaaagaagaagaaacacataatgttacaaaattacttggaagacgatgaacttacattcattcaactaaaagaaagaaagaaataaggaaaaaaaaagaagaaaaaaatgaagccTTGAAGaaaacatttttctgtatttgcagcaaattttaatgtaaaactaagatatttatgtgtattgtttaagaatttttaatgtttttgtactgataagttctgcataattcaaaactctttctcttactcctcctcatcttttgttgcttcttctttttttattaatttttttaattgaatgaatgtatgttcatcttctttcaagtaattttgtagcattatgtgttttttcttcttctttgtttgatttttttgtttttattcttgttaagagaataaaacaaaaaaaaacttgagaaggtaaaacaagagaaataataaataagaaaaaagatgatgatgataatgaaaaagaagaagaaacagcagCAAAAGAtgaaaatgagaaagagaaagagttttgaattatgtagaacttatcagaataaaaatacactgaaATATTTCCAAAATACAccataatattttcaaaatacaCTACAAGTTTTTTAAAAACAATGGGCatggttaaaaattttaagagaaaaaataatgtGAATATACTAGGCTTGATAGAGACAAAGAAGAATGAAGTTACTAAGTTTGACGTAGTGCAAATTTGGGAAAATGATGCGGTGGATTGGAAATATGTGGGTTCCGATGGGGCTTCTAGAGGTCTATTGTTAGTGtgggataaaataatttttaagttgAGTAACTGTTATAAAGAGGAGAGGTGGCTGTGTGTGGAAGGGTTGTTTATgagtaataatttttattgtgcGTTTTGTTTGGCGTATGGTGCACATGTCAGGGAGGAGAAGCTAACTGTGTGAGAGGAGTTGAGTCTTATTGCTGGAGTATGCCAGGTCCCCATTTGTTATATGGgtgattttaatgagattgtgagagtagaagaaagaaaatgaactaATGCTTTAACAACATCAGCGGAAGATTTTAGAGAATGGATACGGGATATGGAGTTAGTGGATTTAGAACTGAATGATCACAAATTTACATGGTTCAGAGGCCAATCTTGCAGTCGCATTGATAGAGTCTTTGTTAGCCTAGAATGGCTTGAACAATTTTCTGAGCTATGGCTTAAAGGTGGGCCAAGAGGTTTATCTGATCATTGTCCTTTGATAGTGGAGGACAGTAGATTAGAGGAGAGCCGATGCCATTTCGAAGTCTAGATTCTTGGTTCACACATGACGGGTTTTTCAAAATGGTGAAGGAGGAATTGAGGGGTCTAGGTGAGGTTCAATTTACTGAAAAGTTGAAGGCTTTAACGATACCTTTGAGTAGATGGCACAATGAGAAGTTTGGTGATATTAATTTGAAGGTACAGCAGTTGGAAGATGAAATCAGGAAGTTGGATGATTTGGCTAGTGATGGAGTTTATGATGGGACTATGGAGGCAAGAAGGAGAGCTCTAGTTAGCTTCTGTAAGCGTTGGTATGTCAGGAAGGAAAtccattggaagcagatgtcaaGGTCCTGACATGCTAAGTACATGGATAAGAACACTAGATATTTTCACAATTTAGCCTCAGCAAGAAGAAGAATTAATCGGATTGATGCATTAGTGATAAGTGGCAGATTGGTGAGGAATCAAGCCAGGATTAAGAGTgcaataagatatttttataagaACTTGTATCATCAGGAAATGTCACTTTTGGTAGGTATTCGGGATGGCCTAGTTAACAAGATACAGGAAGAAGACGATACAGACTTAGAGAGGATGCCTTCATCTGACGAAATAAAGGAAGCAGTTTGAGATTGCAAGTCGTCTAAGGCCCCTGACTGTGATGGCTA
Coding sequences within it:
- the LOC112803962 gene encoding uncharacterized protein — encoded protein: MTENTRLQTLQATISRLTEQSDGYIEQFASHTQRIGSLQEQFAQHLAEFLRRGPSSPVFGHPQQMKVDFPRFSGAEDVSQWIYRVERFFLIYDIPEDQRLDLMAVNLEGRALAWFQMWERLEPMADWLAISTALQKQFGPSHFENPREEPLKLKQSTTVNAYFESFNDLAARVYGLDDALLLDCFVGGLHPELKREVKARSPIFLLQAVSLAKLFKEKFLPHTQRWRFAVAQTLQPPARPTTTLAPKPLTTVSPAQPLPQNPPLLPTPPKPNTMHKLTSIEIQFRQEKGICFTCDERYSPSHKCASKHYFLIQTVEKVPTDQDSAIEISEVDQIPPVLAEDRVEPLHLSYNAMAGIPARRSIRFRGLVHGRDIRVLMDGGSSDNFIHPALVRRLAVPVHHSPRFKVEVGNDALLQCEGKVRDLPISIQDHLLLISAFVLPIASEELVLKDIWLKTLATHLVNYREKFITFMVGAEMVTLQGEKDANPAPAQFHQLRHLHIRDEIMERYTLQLHEPVTDTPPLLELPSDLVPNLATILRDYSVVFQVPKGLPPPRVHDHTITLLPDTTPIKVRPYRYHHRQKAEIE